One window from the genome of Candidatus Defluviilinea gracilis encodes:
- a CDS encoding cupredoxin domain-containing protein: protein MKMYAVITVMLVCVLLTSCKDGGSSTAIDVTLTDFQFTPNSFTIMAGREITINAVNNGVVEHEFAILKFGADAGDEFDEEDKQNIYWEVKVPAGQSVTLTFTAPSAPGEYSVVCGIQGHLMAGMVGKLTVVAGE, encoded by the coding sequence ATGAAAATGTATGCGGTCATCACCGTAATGCTCGTATGTGTACTATTGACCTCCTGTAAAGACGGCGGGTCATCCACCGCCATCGATGTAACCCTGACCGACTTTCAATTCACGCCCAATTCCTTTACGATTATGGCGGGGCGGGAGATCACGATCAACGCGGTGAACAATGGAGTGGTGGAGCATGAATTTGCCATCCTAAAATTTGGCGCCGATGCGGGCGATGAGTTTGACGAAGAAGATAAGCAGAATATCTATTGGGAGGTGAAAGTGCCTGCCGGGCAATCGGTCACGTTGACGTTCACTGCTCCGTCCGCGCCGGGCGAGTATAGCGTTGTCTGTGGGATCCAGGGACATCTCATGGCGGGCATGGTTGGAAAGTTGACCGTGGTAGCGGGTGAGTGA
- a CDS encoding TIGR02206 family membrane protein, translating to MSQFFADNYLGPAFDLFGTAHLGALTFLLFLNLFLVRFKNASNATKSKIRWTLALILLVNEVAWHAWNYVVGRWTIQTMLPLHLCSLLVWAGALMLITKNYAIYEFMYFLGIGGAIQALITPDLGMYGFPHFRFFQTFISHGLIITSAIYMTAVEGFRPTWKSIVRIAIWMNLYVVAIYFINTAIGSNYLMINDKPNTPSLLDLLPDWPLYVLYMEGIGIIMCLLLYLPFALKDWRNQNRINKDNASRLESISK from the coding sequence ATGAGCCAATTCTTTGCAGACAATTACCTCGGTCCTGCTTTCGATCTCTTCGGCACAGCCCACCTCGGCGCGTTGACATTTCTCCTTTTCTTGAATCTTTTCCTCGTCCGTTTCAAGAACGCCAGCAACGCGACCAAGAGCAAAATCCGCTGGACACTGGCATTGATTCTGCTGGTCAACGAAGTCGCCTGGCACGCGTGGAATTACGTCGTCGGCAGGTGGACGATCCAGACCATGCTTCCGCTTCACCTGTGCAGTCTGCTGGTGTGGGCAGGCGCGCTGATGCTCATCACAAAAAACTACGCCATCTACGAATTCATGTATTTCCTCGGCATCGGCGGCGCGATTCAGGCATTGATCACTCCTGACCTGGGAATGTATGGCTTCCCACACTTCAGGTTTTTTCAAACGTTCATTTCGCATGGATTGATCATCACCTCCGCAATCTACATGACCGCCGTGGAAGGTTTCCGCCCCACATGGAAATCGATCGTCAGGATAGCGATTTGGATGAACCTCTATGTCGTCGCGATCTATTTCATCAACACAGCCATCGGCAGTAATTATCTGATGATCAACGACAAACCCAACACACCCAGCCTGCTCGATCTGCTCCCCGATTGGCCCCTGTATGTTCTTTACATGGAGGGGATCGGCATCATCATGTGCTTGCTTCTCTATCTTCCTTTCGCCCTTAAAGACTGGCGCAATCAGAATCGTATAAACAAGGATAACGCCTCGCGGCTGGAAAGCATTTCAAAATAA
- a CDS encoding tyrosine-type recombinase/integrase: protein MYSQAEKTQQTFLQQDGYLPILAETFITAKRAEGLSKSTLKYYREKIDIFLAWTEAQAVTQVQDVTADLLRRFLLTMSERHNAGGVHGIYRGVRAFLRFIEAEEVLSGWQSPTKKVKAPKVEVQPIEGASLEDISALLATCQRNDFVGARDSALLLALLDTGARVTEFLSIDLADVDSIGAVLLKHTKGKRPRYVYLSQKTRRAVRAYVRMRRDTSPALWTTKHGERLTYDGLRAILTRRSKLAGLRDVPSPHDFRRAMALTFLRSGGDIFSLARLLGHNGINILKRYLAQTDNDAQQAHANYSPVERLK, encoded by the coding sequence ATGTACTCGCAAGCCGAAAAAACGCAACAGACTTTTTTACAGCAAGACGGTTATCTGCCTATTCTTGCAGAGACGTTCATCACTGCCAAACGCGCCGAAGGACTGTCAAAAAGCACGCTGAAATACTATCGTGAAAAGATAGATATTTTCCTCGCGTGGACTGAGGCGCAAGCCGTGACACAGGTACAGGATGTTACCGCCGACCTGTTGCGGCGTTTTTTGTTGACCATGAGCGAACGTCATAACGCTGGCGGCGTGCATGGAATCTATCGCGGCGTTCGCGCGTTCTTGCGCTTCATCGAAGCGGAGGAAGTATTGTCAGGCTGGCAGAGTCCGACAAAAAAAGTCAAAGCCCCAAAGGTGGAAGTACAACCGATTGAAGGCGCATCACTGGAAGATATATCCGCGCTACTCGCCACGTGCCAACGAAACGATTTTGTCGGCGCGAGAGACTCCGCTTTACTGCTTGCGCTTCTGGACACAGGCGCGAGAGTAACCGAATTCCTATCCATTGACCTAGCCGACGTTGATTCTATCGGCGCGGTACTGTTGAAACACACCAAAGGCAAAAGACCGCGTTATGTGTACTTGTCGCAAAAGACGCGGCGAGCGGTTCGCGCCTATGTCCGCATGAGACGCGATACCTCGCCCGCATTATGGACAACGAAACACGGCGAACGGTTAACGTATGACGGTTTACGCGCAATCCTTACGCGGCGTTCAAAACTGGCAGGCTTGCGCGACGTGCCTAGTCCGCATGATTTTCGCCGCGCAATGGCGTTAACTTTCCTTCGCAGTGGCGGCGATATATTCAGCCTCGCGCGTTTGCTAGGTCACAACGGAATCAATATCTTGAAGCGTTATCTCGCGCAAACGGATAACGACGCGCAACAGGCGCACGCGAATTACTCGCCTGTTGAACGGCTGAAATGA